TTTCACCAATTCCTGTTGCTTCCGTTATTAATGCTCGAAGAACTGCTTTTGGAACGATCCCATTGTGCTCATAAAAATATTCATCCTCTGTCGAGATTAAGCCTTTTTTGATTAAAGGAGAAATTTCTTCACCCGTCACCATCGTCCGATGCAAATCTGTCCGGATTTCTGAAATTAAATTTCCATCATTATAATGCATGCTAGAGACTAGTTCTACATTTCCAATAGCTTGCGCCATTTCTTCTTCTGTCGGTGGTTTTTCTTCTGAAATTAATGCTGCAAAGAATCCCATTCCTGTTCCTAACCCTAAAAATCCAATTAGAGATAGTAAAACAACTAGTACAATCATCATATTTTTAAAAACTCCGTAAATGATGTTAAAGCCAAACGCACCTGTTTTTAAGCCTTTTTTAGCCAATGCTTTTCCTTTTTCAGAAGTGTCATTATCAATATAGGCTTCCTTAAGTTTAGTTGCTTGAAGTTGTATCTGTCTTTTTGATTTTTTAAAAATAAAACCATCTTGGAATAAAAATTATTCCATAATTCCTTTACTTGAGCAAGGAACTCGTCGAATTTAGGTTCATTCGAATTATTCATTTCATCCCTCTTTCTTCATTCGTAGTCTGTGCTATTATATCAGATAAGCTTTTCGATGGCTATTCTCTTACACTATTGGAACAAAAAAAGAAATCAGTTAGTAATATAACTACTGATTTCTTTGATTATAACTATTTATTTTCTTCGATTGTAGCAAGTCGTTCTTCTACTTCTTTTTCAGAGAGATTATTTTGTATGACATATAAATTAGGAGAACTAGTACGGCATTCGTGAGAACAACTTCTCATATATTTAAATTCATTTTCTTCCGAACATAGCATTTGTCGATTACATTTTGGATTTGCACAATTCACATATCGTTCGCATGGAGAGCCATCAAACCAATCTTTACCTACAACAACATGTTCTTTTTTATTAATATCTACTCCGATACGAGTATCAAAGACGTACATTTTTCCATCCCATAGTTCTCCCTGAACTTCAGGATCATTTGCGTAAGTAGCAATTCCACCATGGAGTTGTCCCACATCTTCAAATCCTTCTTTTAGAAGCCAACCCGAAAATTTTTCACATCGTATTCCACCTGTACAGTAGGTAACAACTCGTTTGTCCATAAACTGTTCTTTGTTTTCTCGTATCCATTCTGGTAATTCACGGAAATTATGAATATCAGGTCGAACGGCACCACGGAAATGACCTAAATCATACTCATAGTCATTTCGTGCATCGATTACAATCGTATCTTCATCTAAAATTGCTTCCTTAAACTCGTTAGGAGAAAGATATTGACCCGTTA
The Jeotgalibaca sp. MA1X17-3 genome window above contains:
- a CDS encoding rhodanese-related sulfurtransferase produces the protein MNEQYRVLLYYKYVTIENPEMYTQEHLNFCKNLGLKGRILVAEEGINGTVSGTYEQTEAYMDYMKQDSRFEDIMWKIDESDGHAFKKMFVRFRPEIVTLNLEKDDLDPNEVTGQYLSPNEFKEAILDEDTIVIDARNDYEYDLGHFRGAVRPDIHNFRELPEWIRENKEQFMDKRVVTYCTGGIRCEKFSGWLLKEGFEDVGQLHGGIATYANDPEVQGELWDGKMYVFDTRIGVDINKKEHVVVGKDWFDGSPCERYVNCANPKCNRQMLCSEENEFKYMRSCSHECRTSSPNLYVIQNNLSEKEVEERLATIEENK